From a single Pyruvatibacter sp. genomic region:
- a CDS encoding tetratricopeptide repeat protein, protein MTRILLFALAAGFGGLLVVAPAHADWTDDAERCYALAYDARAGVEACTRAINSGQVRDADLGALYNNRASSYLTLGLFDKSIADATRALEISPDDVYALNNRAIAYAGLEDFGPAMLDLDRAAELDPDDAPTFNNQCWVLGLSGMYDTALTACNVGLALNATDAILLATRGDIYRLKGDFELALADLDAAVGLGPGMWETWLYRGHVHWDRGAHAAARSDYLKAHGLAPTEPEVIDALQQSGFVPN, encoded by the coding sequence GTGACACGCATTCTGCTTTTCGCGCTCGCAGCCGGGTTTGGCGGGCTCCTTGTGGTCGCGCCTGCGCACGCGGACTGGACGGATGACGCGGAGCGATGTTACGCGCTGGCGTACGACGCCAGGGCAGGCGTTGAAGCCTGCACGCGCGCGATCAATTCGGGCCAGGTGAGAGATGCCGACCTGGGTGCGCTATACAACAATCGGGCGTCGAGCTACCTGACGCTCGGGCTTTTTGACAAGTCGATTGCTGATGCCACGCGCGCGCTTGAGATCAGCCCTGACGACGTGTACGCGCTCAACAACCGCGCCATCGCCTATGCGGGGCTGGAGGACTTTGGACCGGCAATGCTTGATCTGGACCGAGCGGCAGAGCTGGACCCTGACGACGCACCGACATTCAACAACCAATGCTGGGTGCTGGGGTTATCGGGCATGTACGACACCGCCCTGACCGCATGTAACGTCGGCCTCGCCTTGAATGCGACCGATGCCATTTTACTGGCCACACGGGGCGACATTTATCGGCTGAAGGGCGATTTTGAGTTGGCGCTTGCCGACCTTGATGCCGCTGTCGGACTTGGCCCGGGCATGTGGGAGACATGGCTTTATCGCGGGCATGTCCATTGGGACCGGGGCGCGCACGCCGCAGCACGCTCTGATTATCTCAAGGCGCACGGCCTTGCACCGACAGAACCCGAAGTGATTGATGCGCTTCAGCAAAGCGGGTTCGTGCCGAATTAG